The Mycobacteriales bacterium sequence GAACGTCGTACCGATCAGCAACCCGAAGGCGCTTCCGAGCAAGGAGGCGAAGATCAGGACGAAGATGAACAACGGGACGTTATGGATCGCGACTGACGGCGCCTGCCCGTGGGCGTGTACGAGGAGAACGATCGGGAAGACGATGCCGGCCGCGAACACCGATTGGGTCGCGCCCGAGAAGATCTTCGCCAGACCGACTGTCCAGACGGGTGCCGGCGCCAGGACCCGGTCCTCGATCTCTTTCGAGTAGGAGAACTCCTGCACGAGCGGCAAGGCAACCGCCTGAATGCCCTGGAAGTTGATCGCAACCGCGATCAGGCCCGGCACCAGGATGGTCGAGAACGACGGAGCTCCCGGGACGTGGTTGTGCTGTCCGATGCCTTGGCCGATCTTCGGGAACACGTAGGCAAAGACGAACGTGAACAGCAACGGCTGCATGACGACCCGCACGAGGAACTGTCCGACGTCCTTGCGCAGCACCCAGAGGTCACGGGTGTAGAGCGCGAACAGGACACGCGCGCCGCCGGGCGGCCTCGATTGGTCACTCACGGTAAGCCCTCCCGGTCAGGGTGAGAAAGACGACCTCCAGCGTCGGCGGCGTGATGCTCGCGTCGCGCAGGGCGAGGCCGCGCTGAGCGCCGGCGGCTGCCACTGCGCCGACGATCCCGGAGGCGTCACGCGTGAAGACTCGCGCAACCGGGCCCTCGATCTCCACCCGGGTCACTGCGGGGATCGCCTCCACCTCCGGCTTTATCGCACCCGCATCGACGTCGAAGGTGACCGTGACCAGGCTGTCGGCGCCCAGCCCCGACTTCAGCTCGCCCGGGGACCCGAGCGCCAGCACCCGGCCGTGGTCGATGATCGCGATCCGGTCGCAGAGGGTGTCGGCCTCTTCCATGTAGTGCGTGGTCAGCAGGATCGTCTGGCCGGCAGTGTTCAGCTCGCGCAGGATGTCCCAGAGGTTGATCCGGGTTTGCGGGTCGATGCCGCTCGTCGGCTCGTCCAGGATCAGGACATCCGGCTCGTGCAGCAGCGCCCGCGCGAACATCAGCCGCTGCGCCATGCCCCCGGACAAGGTGAGGACCTTGGCGTCGGCGCGATCCGCGAGCTGGAACCGATCGAGCAGCTCACCGGCGCGCCGCCGCGACTCGCGTCCACTCAAGCCGAAGTACCGGCCGTGGAACACCAGGTTGTCCAGCACCGACAACGCCCGGTCGAGGGTGTTGGTCTGCGGTACGACGCCGAGGTGCTGCTTCACCGCCGCCGGATGCTTCGTCACGTCGATCCCGGCCACCTGGGCCAGACCGCCGGTCGGCCTGACCCGGGTGGTCAGCATCCCGATCGTCGTCGACTTGCCCGCACCGTTCGGACCGAGCAGCCCGAAGAACTCACCGGACGCGATCTCCAGGTCGATGCCGTCCACCGCGACGATCGGGCCGTGCGGACCGTCGTACACCTTGCGCAGGCCTTGCACCTGGATCGGTGCCGTACCAGGTGTGGCAGCGCTCAAGCCAGCGCCTGTCGCAGGTCGGCCACCAGGTCGTGCACGGTCTCGATCCCGACCGAGAGCCGGACCAGGTCGTCGGGCACTTCCAGGGCCGACCCGGCAACGCTCGAGTGAGTCATGCGCCCCGGGTGCTCGATCAGCGACTCGACGCCGCCCAGCGACTCCGCCAGCGTGAAGACCTTCGTCCGGCGGCACACGTCCAGAGCCCTCTCGACACCGCCAACGACCTGGAAGGACACCATCCCGCCGAACCTGGACATCTGCTTCGCAGCGATCTCATCGCCGTCCGGATAGTGCACGGCCGTCACCGCGTCGTGCTCCCGCAGCATCGCGACGACCTGCTCGGCGTTGTCGCAGTGCCGATCCATGCGAACCCCGAGCGTCTTGATCCCGCGCAACACCAGCCAGGCGTCGAACGGCCCGGCAACCGCGCCCATCGCGTTCTGGTGGAACGCAATCCGCTCCCCGAGCTCCTGGTCGGCGACGACCAGCGCCCCACCGACGACGTCGCTGTGCCCGCCGAGGTACTTCGTCGTGGAGTGCATCACGATGTCCGCGCCGAAGCCGATCGGCCGCTGGAGGTACGGCGAGGCGAAGGTGTTGTCAACGCCAAGCAGTGCGCCGGCCTCATGGGCGATCGCCGCAAGTGCGGAGATGTCGACGATCTTGAGCAACGGATTGGTGGGCGTCTCGCACCAAACCAGCACGGTTTCGTCCCGGACCGCAGCCCGCACCGCATCCAGGTCGGTCTGGTCGACCGCCGTGTGGCGCAGCCCCCATCGCTCGAGCACCTTGTCGAACAGCCGGAAGGTCCCGCCGTACGCGTCGCCGGGGATGACGACGTGGTCGCCCGGCGAGCAGATGGTCCGCAGCACGGTGTCCTCGGCGGCCAGCCCGCTGGCGAAGCCGAATCCGCGCGCGCCGCCCTCGATCGCGGCGAGGCAGGCTTCGAACGCCGTCCTGGTCGGGTTGGCGCTGCGGCTGTACTCATAGCCGCCGCGTAGACCGCCGACGCCGTCCTGTGCGTAAGTCGACGTCAGATAGAGCGGCGTGATGACGGCGCCGGTCCCGGCGTCGGGCTCCTGCCCGGCATGGATCGCGAGCGTCTCGAACCCCGGCTGATCATCCACACGGCCAGCCTACGGCCCGGCGAAGGTCAGCGGGACGCGAGGAAGCCGAGGACGTCCTGGCGGGTGAGGATTCCCACCGGCCGGCCGTCGTCGAGCACCACCGCCGCGTCCGCGTCGTGCAAAGCCGTCATCGCCGCATCCACCGGTTCGCCGGCCCCGATCATCGGCAACGGCGCGGACATGTGCCGCTCGAGCGGGTCGGCAAGCCGCGCCGTACCTGCGAACAGCGCGTCCAGCAGGTCCCGCTCCACCACCGAGCCCATCACCTCGGCCGCCATGACCGGCGGCTCGGCGCGGACGACGGGCATCTGGGACACGGCGTACTCGCGAAGGATGTCGATCGCCTCGCGAACCGTCTCGTTCGGATGGACATGGACGAACTGCGGGACCTCGCCGTCCTTGCCGGTGAGCACCTCGCCGACCGTCGCACTGCGCTCGCCGACGGCAAGAAAGCCGTAGTCAGCCATCCACTCGTCGTTGAAGATCTTGGACAGGTAGCCGCGACCGCCGTCCGGCAGCAGGACGACGACCAGGTCGTCGGGCGTGAGCCGCCGGGCGACGGTCAGCGCCGCGCACACGGCCATCCCGCAGGAGCCGCCGACCAGAAGCCCTTCTTCGCGCGCGAGCCGCCGAGTCATCAGGAACGAGTCCGCGTCCGACACCGCGACGATTTCGTCGCAGATCTCGCGGTCGTAGTTCGCCGGCCAGAAGTCCTCTCCGACACCCTCAACCAGGTACGGCCGGCCAGTGCCACCCGAGTAGACCGAGCCCTCCGGGTCGGCGCCGATCACCTGCACCTGGCGATCCGACACCTCCTTGAGGTAGCGACCGGTGCCGCTGATCGTGCCGCCGGTGCCCACGCCCGCGACGAAGTGGGTGATCCGGCCATCGGTCTGCGCCCACAGCTCCGGCCCGGTGGTCTCGAAGTGCGACCTCGGGTTGGCCGGGTTCGAGTACTGGTCGGGTTTCCAGCCGCCCGGGCGTTCGAGAGCCAGCCGGTCGGAGACGCTGTAGTAGGAGTCCGGGTGCTCGGGCGGCACCGCCGTGGGGCACACGACGACCTCGGCGCCGTACGCGCGGAGGACGTTGATCTTGTCGCCGGAGACCTTGTCGGGACAGACGAAGACGCAGGAGTAGCCGCGCTGTTGGGCGACGATCGCGAGCCCGATCCCGGTGTTTCCGCTGGTCGGCTCGACGATCGTGCCACCGGGCTGCAGCTCTCCCGAGCGCTCTGCGTCGTCGATCATCCGCGCCGCGATCCGGTCCTTGACCGAGCCGCCCGGATTGAAGTACTCAACCTTGGCCAGCACCGGCGCGGCGACGCCTTCGGTGACCGAGTTCAGCCGAACGAGCGGGGTGCGCCCGATCAGCTCGGCGACTGAGTCGTAGACCTCCACGGTGCGCAACGTACCCTGAGGCAGACCTTCAGCGGGAGGAGCCGCCATGCCGGAAGCCGTCGTCGTCGCAACCGCTCGTTCGCCGATCGGCCGCGCGTTCAAGGGCTCGATGGTGGACTTCCGCCCCGACCACCTCGGCGCGACGATCATTCGAACGGCGCTGGACAAGGTGCCGCAGCTCGATCCCCACACGATCGACGACCTGATCGTCGGCTGCGGGCTGCCGGGTGGCGAGCAGGGCTTCAACCTCGGGCGCGTGCTCGCGGTCAAGCTCGGGCTCGACGACGTGCCGGGTACGACGATCACGCGCTACTGCTCGTCGAGCCTTCAGTCGACGCGAATGGCCTTCCACGCGATCAAGGCCGGCGAAGGCGAGGTGTTCGTCAGCGCGGGCATCGAGATGGTCAGCCGGTACGTCAAGGGCAACAGCGACTCGTTGCCCGACACCCAGGACCCGGACTTCGCCGCCGCGCAGGCGCGTTCAGCGAAGGCGGCCGAAGGCGGCTTCCACTGGACCGACCCGCGGGAGTCGGGCGAGCTCCCCGACGTCTACATCGCCATGGGCCAGACCGCGGAGAACGTCGCGGAGCGCGACGGCATCTCGCGCGAGGAGCAGGACGAGTTCGGCGTTCGCTCGCAGAACCTCGCCGAGAAGGCGATCGCGAACGGCTTCTGGGAGCGGGAGATCACCCCGGTCACCTCACCGACCGGTGCCGTCGTCGAGAAGGACGACGGCCCACGCCCCGGCGTCACGATGGAGGGCGTGGCCGGGTTGAAACCCGTGTTCCGCCCGGATGGCACGGTCACGGCGGGCAACTGCTGCCCGCTCAACGACGGCGCCGCCGCGGTCGTGGTGATGAGCGACACCAAGGCGGCTGAGCTCGGGATCACGCCGCTGGCCCGGATCATCTCGACCGGCCTGTCGGCGCTCAGCCCCGAGATCATGGGCCTCGGCCCGATCGAGGCAACCGGGCGAGCACTCGCTCATGCCGGCATGAGCATCGACGACATCGACCTGGTCGAGATCAACGAGGCCTTCGCCGCGCAGGTCATCCCGTCCGCGCGCGGCATCGGCATCGACCCGTTCGGGGACAAGCTCAACATCAACGGTGGCGCGATCGCGGTCGGGCACCCGTTCGGGATGACCGGCGCGCGCATCACGACCACGCTGATCAACTCCCTCCAGACGCACGACAAGACCTTCGGCCTCGAAACGATGTGCGTCGGCGGAGGCCAGGGGATGGCCATGATCCTCGAACGCCTTAACTAGCGGGTGAGCTCGAGCACCTCTCGCAGGACGGCCACCAGCTCGGTGAGCAGCTGCTCGTCCGGCGCGCCGGCCAGGGCCTCGATCGCGTCACCGCCGATCACCGCGACCGCGTCGGCAAGCGCATGGACCGCCACGGGCGGCACCGGCGGCACCTCGCGACCCTCGGCCCGCCCGGAGAGGCGGGCCAGCCGGTCCAGGCCGCTCACGACGACCTTCCGGCGCGAGCGCCAGGCCGGCGGGCTGAGCGACCGCAGCCGCAGCACCAGCCGGGCCAGGTCGCCCCTGGCCAGCACCAGCCGGTCTGCGTAGGCCGGCTCGTAGTCCGGCTCCGGCCCACCCATCGGCCGAAGGGTAGCGACAACTGCGCACGGAGGCTTGTCCCCGGAGCCGGACTGCGGGAAACTGACCAACACACCCGCGGTCAGCCAGGAGGCGCACATGTCGATGCCCCAGTCCGAGGACACCCACCAGTCACTTCTGGCGAGAATCCCTCTGGCGACGGGTCGCGACCTGCCTACCTGGCTCGGCTGTCTGGACGAGGGACCGACCCTGCTCCGCTTCGACGAGCGGGTCACCTGGCTCCGCGACGAGCACAGCCTCCCGCACGGCTACGCCCGCGCGATCGTGCACGAGCACGATCGTCGGCGAGCGGCCAACCGCGCCTAGCCCCGGCCGGTGGACCTCGACGAGGCGCGGGCGTTCGTCCGCGCCAACCACCGCGCCGTTCTCACCACCCTGCGCCGTGACGGCACCCCGCAGCTTTCACCCGTGCTCTGTGCGGTGGACGGCACGGGCGCAGTCGTCGTATCGACCCGCGAAGCCGCGGCCAAGGCGAAAAACGTACGGCGGGACCCGCGCGCCTGGCTGTGCGTCATCACCGACAACTTCTTCGGGCCGTTCGTCCAGGTCGAGGGCGCGGTCACGGTCGTCTCGTTGCCGGACGCCATGGACGGACTGGTCGAGTACTACCGGGCGATCTCCGGCGAGCACCCCGACTGGGATGAGTACCGCGCCTCGATGGAACGCGAGCAGCGGGTGCTGATCAAGCTCGAGCTCACCCGTGCCGGCCCCGACTACCAGGGCTGAGCAGCCGCTCAGCCGTAGATGATCCGACTCAGCCACTCGGCGACCAGCGCCGGCTTCGACTCGTTCTCGATCTCGACCGTGACCGTGCGCGTCACCTGGATGGTGCTCGGATCTTTCAGCTCGACGCCGGACAGGACGCTGGACGCGCGGATCCGGGAGTCGACCTTGACCGGGTTGATGAACCGCACCTTGTCGAACCCGTAGTTGATGCCCATGACGACGCCGTCCAGCCGGTCGGCACGTTGCGGGATCGACTCGCATAGCTTGACGAGAAGGGACAGGGTCAGGAAGCCGTGCGCGATGGTGACGCCCCACGGCGACACCTCGGCGGCAAGCTTCGGGTCGACGTGGATGAACTGATGGTCTTCGGTGACGTCGGCGAACGCATCGATCCGCGCCTGGTCCACGACGAGCCAGTCACCGGCTCCGTCCGACTCACCGATCGCAGCCTTGAACAGCTCGTACGCCGACTCCGCCTTGGTCATTGCGTGTCCCTTCCTCGTCGAGGTGCCGAGAGCCTGTGCCCGGGGTGGGGTTCGAACC is a genomic window containing:
- a CDS encoding cystathionine beta-synthase gives rise to the protein MEVYDSVAELIGRTPLVRLNSVTEGVAAPVLAKVEYFNPGGSVKDRIAARMIDDAERSGELQPGGTIVEPTSGNTGIGLAIVAQQRGYSCVFVCPDKVSGDKINVLRAYGAEVVVCPTAVPPEHPDSYYSVSDRLALERPGGWKPDQYSNPANPRSHFETTGPELWAQTDGRITHFVAGVGTGGTISGTGRYLKEVSDRQVQVIGADPEGSVYSGGTGRPYLVEGVGEDFWPANYDREICDEIVAVSDADSFLMTRRLAREEGLLVGGSCGMAVCAALTVARRLTPDDLVVVLLPDGGRGYLSKIFNDEWMADYGFLAVGERSATVGEVLTGKDGEVPQFVHVHPNETVREAIDILREYAVSQMPVVRAEPPVMAAEVMGSVVERDLLDALFAGTARLADPLERHMSAPLPMIGAGEPVDAAMTALHDADAAVVLDDGRPVGILTRQDVLGFLASR
- a CDS encoding PPOX class F420-dependent oxidoreductase produces the protein MDLDEARAFVRANHRAVLTTLRRDGTPQLSPVLCAVDGTGAVVVSTREAAAKAKNVRRDPRAWLCVITDNFFGPFVQVEGAVTVVSLPDAMDGLVEYYRAISGEHPDWDEYRASMEREQRVLIKLELTRAGPDYQG
- a CDS encoding ABC transporter permease, translated to MSDQSRPPGGARVLFALYTRDLWVLRKDVGQFLVRVVMQPLLFTFVFAYVFPKIGQGIGQHNHVPGAPSFSTILVPGLIAVAINFQGIQAVALPLVQEFSYSKEIEDRVLAPAPVWTVGLAKIFSGATQSVFAAGIVFPIVLLVHAHGQAPSVAIHNVPLFIFVLIFASLLGSAFGLLIGTTF
- a CDS encoding DUF4287 domain-containing protein; this encodes MSMPQSEDTHQSLLARIPLATGRDLPTWLGCLDEGPTLLRFDERVTWLRDEHSLPHGYARAIVHEHDRRRAANRA
- a CDS encoding MaoC family dehydratase, producing MTKAESAYELFKAAIGESDGAGDWLVVDQARIDAFADVTEDHQFIHVDPKLAAEVSPWGVTIAHGFLTLSLLVKLCESIPQRADRLDGVVMGINYGFDKVRFINPVKVDSRIRASSVLSGVELKDPSTIQVTRTVTVEIENESKPALVAEWLSRIIYG
- a CDS encoding cystathionine gamma-synthase; the protein is MDDQPGFETLAIHAGQEPDAGTGAVITPLYLTSTYAQDGVGGLRGGYEYSRSANPTRTAFEACLAAIEGGARGFGFASGLAAEDTVLRTICSPGDHVVIPGDAYGGTFRLFDKVLERWGLRHTAVDQTDLDAVRAAVRDETVLVWCETPTNPLLKIVDISALAAIAHEAGALLGVDNTFASPYLQRPIGFGADIVMHSTTKYLGGHSDVVGGALVVADQELGERIAFHQNAMGAVAGPFDAWLVLRGIKTLGVRMDRHCDNAEQVVAMLREHDAVTAVHYPDGDEIAAKQMSRFGGMVSFQVVGGVERALDVCRRTKVFTLAESLGGVESLIEHPGRMTHSSVAGSALEVPDDLVRLSVGIETVHDLVADLRQALA
- a CDS encoding ATP-binding cassette domain-containing protein, with protein sequence MSAATPGTAPIQVQGLRKVYDGPHGPIVAVDGIDLEIASGEFFGLLGPNGAGKSTTIGMLTTRVRPTGGLAQVAGIDVTKHPAAVKQHLGVVPQTNTLDRALSVLDNLVFHGRYFGLSGRESRRRAGELLDRFQLADRADAKVLTLSGGMAQRLMFARALLHEPDVLILDEPTSGIDPQTRINLWDILRELNTAGQTILLTTHYMEEADTLCDRIAIIDHGRVLALGSPGELKSGLGADSLVTVTFDVDAGAIKPEVEAIPAVTRVEIEGPVARVFTRDASGIVGAVAAAGAQRGLALRDASITPPTLEVVFLTLTGRAYRE
- a CDS encoding acetyl-CoA C-acetyltransferase codes for the protein MPEAVVVATARSPIGRAFKGSMVDFRPDHLGATIIRTALDKVPQLDPHTIDDLIVGCGLPGGEQGFNLGRVLAVKLGLDDVPGTTITRYCSSSLQSTRMAFHAIKAGEGEVFVSAGIEMVSRYVKGNSDSLPDTQDPDFAAAQARSAKAAEGGFHWTDPRESGELPDVYIAMGQTAENVAERDGISREEQDEFGVRSQNLAEKAIANGFWEREITPVTSPTGAVVEKDDGPRPGVTMEGVAGLKPVFRPDGTVTAGNCCPLNDGAAAVVVMSDTKAAELGITPLARIISTGLSALSPEIMGLGPIEATGRALAHAGMSIDDIDLVEINEAFAAQVIPSARGIGIDPFGDKLNINGGAIAVGHPFGMTGARITTTLINSLQTHDKTFGLETMCVGGGQGMAMILERLN